One Streptomyces sp. V4I8 genomic window carries:
- a CDS encoding DUF202 domain-containing protein: MSAGAAAEPVRDPGLQPERTRLAWRRTTLSGAVAAVLAMKAALHGGVSVVGIVVCALCCGLWLGFLALAHRRIRVLAASAEPSALAPRTATATVLFTVALAVCGAALVL, translated from the coding sequence GTGAGCGCCGGGGCGGCCGCGGAGCCGGTGCGGGACCCGGGGCTGCAGCCCGAGCGGACGCGCCTGGCGTGGCGCCGTACGACACTGTCCGGGGCCGTGGCCGCCGTACTCGCCATGAAGGCCGCGCTGCACGGCGGCGTCTCGGTGGTCGGGATCGTCGTCTGCGCCCTGTGCTGCGGGCTGTGGCTGGGCTTCCTGGCCCTCGCCCACCGCCGCATCCGCGTCCTGGCCGCGTCGGCCGAACCCTCGGCGCTGGCTCCCCGGACCGCTACGGCCACGGTCCTGTTCACCGTGGCCCTGGCCGTGTGCGGCGCCGCCCTCGTCCTCTGA
- a CDS encoding DMT family transporter, translating to MSLQILILAVSAACCLGFGFVLQQNAAQKAPLSDFLSPRILLDLMKVPRWLGGIGLMVVGMALGAMALGQGEISLVEPLLATNLLFALALSRRQTKQPLGRQGWTGLALLAGGVTAFIVAGQPHGGTAPSGPFRQWLIIGVMVGVALLLTAYAKRSRLSSGPALLATAAGLLYGVQDALTRVTGQRFAEGGMAEILTSWQPYAVVALGLTGLILVQSAFETASLRMSLPALTAAQPLAGILCGVGFLGDRLRADSGALAWEAAGLAGIVVGIIMLGTHSAMPCGAVQPKRAAAAVATS from the coding sequence GTGTCGCTACAGATTCTGATACTCGCCGTCAGCGCTGCGTGCTGTCTGGGCTTCGGCTTCGTACTGCAGCAGAACGCGGCACAAAAGGCGCCGCTGAGCGACTTCCTCTCCCCCCGGATCCTCCTCGACCTGATGAAGGTGCCCCGCTGGCTGGGCGGCATCGGGCTCATGGTGGTCGGTATGGCCCTCGGCGCGATGGCGCTGGGCCAGGGTGAGATCTCGCTGGTGGAGCCGTTGCTGGCGACCAACCTGCTGTTCGCGCTCGCGCTCTCCCGGCGCCAGACCAAGCAGCCACTGGGCCGCCAGGGCTGGACGGGTCTCGCCCTGCTCGCGGGCGGCGTGACGGCGTTCATCGTCGCCGGCCAGCCACATGGCGGGACGGCGCCCAGCGGTCCCTTCCGGCAGTGGCTGATCATCGGCGTCATGGTCGGGGTGGCCCTGCTGCTGACGGCGTACGCCAAGCGCTCGCGGCTCAGCTCGGGCCCCGCCCTGCTGGCCACGGCCGCCGGTCTGCTGTACGGCGTCCAGGACGCCCTGACCCGGGTGACCGGCCAGCGTTTCGCCGAGGGCGGCATGGCCGAGATCCTCACCAGCTGGCAGCCGTACGCCGTCGTGGCGCTAGGCCTCACCGGGCTGATCCTCGTCCAGAGCGCGTTCGAGACGGCGTCCCTGCGGATGTCCCTGCCCGCCCTGACCGCGGCCCAGCCGCTGGCCGGCATCCTCTGCGGCGTCGGATTCCTCGGCGACCGGCTGCGCGCCGACTCGGGCGCGCTGGCGTGGGAGGCCGCGGGGCTCGCCGGGATCGTGGTGGGCATCATCATGCTCGGGACGCATTCCGCGATGCCGTGCGGGGCGGTCCAGCCGAAGCGGGCCGCGGCCGCGGTGGCGACGAGCTGA
- a CDS encoding NADP-dependent oxidoreductase, with the protein MKGISYTRYGGPEVLAYGEVRDPRVGPDSVLVKVRAAAVNPVDWKCREGHMDRMLEPAFPVVPGWDVSGVVVQPGVSVTEFGVGDEVIGYVREDLLSHGTFAEYVAAPLRTLARKPRNLTWEEAAGLPLVGLTAYQVLTRILQVRRGETVLVHAAAGGVGSIAVQLARHLGARVIGTASPHNHDFVRGLGGEPVEYGDGLTERVRGLAPEGVDAAFDTVGGAALKASANLLAPEGRLVSIADPDVFDYGGRYYFVRPDAADLLRLSELAEEGVVSVHVSQTFPLERAADAHRLNQEGRTRGKIVVTVDWETEEEPVAPEGLWQEPDQAP; encoded by the coding sequence ATGAAGGGCATCAGCTACACACGCTACGGCGGGCCCGAGGTGCTCGCATACGGAGAGGTACGCGACCCGCGCGTCGGCCCCGACTCCGTGCTGGTCAAGGTGCGGGCGGCGGCCGTCAACCCGGTCGACTGGAAGTGCCGCGAGGGCCATATGGACCGGATGCTCGAACCGGCCTTCCCGGTGGTCCCGGGCTGGGACGTCTCCGGGGTCGTGGTCCAACCGGGCGTGTCCGTCACGGAGTTCGGCGTGGGCGACGAGGTCATCGGCTACGTACGCGAGGACCTCCTCTCCCACGGCACCTTCGCCGAGTACGTCGCCGCCCCCCTGCGCACCCTCGCGCGCAAGCCCCGCAACCTCACCTGGGAGGAGGCGGCCGGGCTGCCCCTGGTCGGGCTGACGGCGTATCAGGTGCTGACCAGGATCCTCCAGGTGAGACGCGGCGAGACCGTCCTCGTGCACGCCGCGGCCGGCGGCGTGGGCTCCATCGCCGTCCAGCTCGCCCGTCATCTGGGCGCCCGGGTGATCGGTACGGCGAGCCCGCACAACCACGACTTCGTACGCGGCCTCGGCGGCGAACCCGTCGAGTACGGCGACGGCCTGACCGAACGGGTGCGGGGGCTCGCGCCCGAGGGTGTGGACGCCGCGTTCGACACGGTCGGCGGGGCCGCGCTGAAGGCCTCGGCCAACCTCCTCGCCCCCGAGGGCCGCCTGGTGTCGATCGCCGACCCGGACGTCTTCGACTACGGAGGCCGCTACTACTTCGTCCGCCCCGACGCGGCGGACCTGCTGCGGCTGTCCGAGCTGGCGGAGGAGGGCGTGGTGTCCGTGCATGTCTCGCAGACGTTCCCGCTGGAGCGGGCGGCGGACGCCCACCGGCTGAACCAGGAGGGCCGCACCCGCGGCAAGATCGTGGTGACCGTGGACTGGGAGACGGAGGAGGAGCCGGTGGCACCGGAAGGGCTGTGGCAGGAGCCGGACCAGGCCCCCTAG
- a CDS encoding APC family permease has protein sequence MTTGSSSTSTATADGGGISTFKGQDRALRADRLGAAGLLLSVLAATAPLMVVAGVMPTTFGVMGVLGQPLLFVILGLVLALFSVGYAEMSRHVHNAGAFYAYISRGLGGTAGAGAAMVALVAYSALQVGIYGIFGFEVSGLFATYLDMEVAWWIPALVAVLLVGGLGWLKIDLNARVLGVLLLIEVALVAIFDIAALGDPGKEGLSLHAFNPDTLTGAGIGTALCFCVAAFLGFEQAPVYAEETSRPHVLVPRVMYLAIGGIAVFYTISCWAYTVAAGPSAIVGTAQEQSAGLLFFLTEDLLGTGFTDVLHVLFVTGMFAAMLSFHNVVARYAFAMGREGLLPAAFGRTSGTSGAPGTGSLLQTGISLVVVAAFAFADDKPAGDPTAPVLHLFTWMGSLGALGVTALMAAASVSVIVFFLRRGAAAAQFWRLTASGLAVLALLFIVIWTVKDFDVLIGAGPGSSLSWALPAVIALALAVGLAQGLLLRSRAPGTHARIGLGNEAFQLEKAARGDS, from the coding sequence ATGACCACGGGCAGTTCCAGCACGAGCACGGCCACCGCGGACGGCGGCGGCATCAGTACGTTCAAAGGGCAGGACCGCGCCCTGCGCGCCGACCGGCTGGGCGCGGCGGGCCTGCTGCTGTCCGTGCTCGCCGCCACGGCCCCTCTGATGGTCGTCGCGGGTGTCATGCCCACGACCTTCGGGGTGATGGGCGTCCTCGGACAGCCCCTGCTCTTCGTGATCCTCGGCCTCGTCCTCGCCCTCTTCAGCGTCGGCTACGCCGAGATGAGCCGGCACGTCCACAATGCCGGCGCGTTCTACGCGTACATCTCCCGCGGCCTCGGCGGCACCGCCGGCGCCGGGGCCGCGATGGTCGCGCTCGTCGCCTACAGCGCGCTCCAGGTCGGCATCTACGGCATCTTCGGCTTCGAGGTCTCCGGGCTCTTCGCCACCTACCTCGACATGGAGGTCGCCTGGTGGATACCGGCACTGGTGGCCGTGCTCCTCGTCGGCGGGCTCGGGTGGCTGAAGATCGACCTCAACGCGCGTGTGCTCGGTGTGCTGCTGCTCATCGAGGTCGCCCTCGTGGCCATCTTCGACATCGCCGCCCTCGGCGACCCCGGCAAGGAGGGCCTGTCGCTGCACGCCTTCAACCCGGACACGCTCACCGGAGCGGGCATCGGCACCGCCCTGTGCTTCTGCGTCGCCGCCTTCCTCGGCTTCGAGCAGGCCCCCGTCTACGCCGAGGAGACCAGCCGCCCGCACGTCCTCGTGCCCCGCGTGATGTACCTGGCCATCGGCGGCATCGCCGTCTTCTACACGATCAGCTGCTGGGCCTACACCGTCGCCGCCGGACCCTCGGCCATCGTCGGCACCGCACAGGAACAGAGCGCCGGCCTGCTGTTCTTTCTCACCGAGGACCTGCTCGGCACCGGCTTCACCGATGTCCTGCACGTGCTGTTCGTGACCGGCATGTTCGCGGCGATGCTCAGCTTCCACAACGTCGTCGCCCGCTACGCCTTCGCCATGGGCCGCGAGGGCCTGCTGCCCGCCGCCTTCGGCCGGACCAGCGGCACGAGCGGCGCCCCCGGCACCGGCTCGCTGCTCCAGACCGGGATCTCGCTCGTGGTCGTCGCCGCCTTCGCGTTCGCCGACGACAAGCCGGCCGGCGACCCGACCGCACCCGTCCTGCACCTGTTCACCTGGATGGGCAGCCTCGGCGCGCTCGGCGTCACCGCCCTGATGGCGGCCGCCTCGGTCTCGGTGATCGTCTTCTTCCTGCGACGGGGCGCCGCAGCCGCCCAGTTCTGGCGGCTGACCGCCTCCGGGCTGGCCGTACTCGCACTGCTGTTCATCGTCATCTGGACCGTCAAGGACTTCGACGTCCTGATCGGGGCGGGCCCCGGCTCATCCCTGAGCTGGGCACTGCCCGCCGTCATCGCCCTCGCCCTGGCCGTCGGCCTCGCCCAGGGCCTGCTCCTGCGCTCCCGCGCCCCCGGGACACACGCCCGCATCGGGCTCGGCAACGAGGCGTTCCAACTGGAGAAGGCCGCCCGCGGCGACTCATGA
- a CDS encoding phosphotransferase family protein, which produces MSPDHPPGLDLDRLRGLLEREHPGLAQGPLTGRLIEGGRSNLTYAVSDGTSKWVVRRPPLGHVLATAHDMKREHRVISALHPTDVPVPRPVLLCEDEEVLGAPFYVMEFVEGTPYRTADQLAPLGPERTRGAALSLVDTLVELHAVEPASVGLDDFGRPEGFLDRQLRRWGKQLDASRNRELAGIDELHATLGRRLPASPIATVVHGDYRLDNVLIGPVANGPEKGVDTIKAILDWEMSTLGDPLTDLGLLVMYSMPLGMPDSPVSTTAEAPGHPEPAELIERYAARSGRDVSAVSWYTAFAWFKLAVILEGIHYRYTLGQTVGRGFDRIGDLVPVFIQHGLTTLQEG; this is translated from the coding sequence ATGAGCCCCGACCATCCGCCCGGTCTCGATCTCGACCGGCTGCGCGGCCTGCTCGAGCGCGAGCACCCCGGTCTGGCACAGGGCCCGCTGACCGGCCGGCTGATCGAGGGCGGACGGTCGAACCTCACCTACGCGGTCTCCGACGGTACCTCGAAGTGGGTCGTACGACGTCCCCCGCTCGGCCATGTCCTCGCCACCGCGCACGACATGAAGCGCGAGCACCGGGTCATCAGCGCGCTGCACCCGACGGACGTACCGGTGCCCCGTCCGGTGCTGCTGTGCGAGGACGAGGAGGTGCTCGGGGCGCCGTTCTACGTCATGGAGTTCGTCGAGGGCACCCCGTACCGCACCGCCGACCAGCTCGCCCCGCTCGGCCCCGAGCGCACCCGGGGCGCGGCGCTGTCCCTGGTGGACACCCTCGTCGAACTGCACGCGGTGGAACCGGCGTCGGTGGGCCTGGACGACTTCGGCCGGCCCGAGGGCTTCCTTGACCGGCAGCTGCGCCGCTGGGGCAAGCAGCTGGACGCCTCCCGCAACCGCGAGCTGGCCGGGATCGACGAGCTGCACGCGACGCTCGGCCGCCGGCTGCCCGCCTCCCCCATCGCGACCGTGGTGCACGGCGACTACCGGCTCGACAACGTCCTGATCGGCCCCGTGGCGAACGGGCCGGAAAAGGGTGTCGACACGATCAAGGCGATCCTCGACTGGGAGATGTCCACGCTCGGCGATCCGCTGACCGACCTGGGCCTGCTGGTGATGTACAGCATGCCGCTGGGCATGCCCGACTCCCCCGTCTCCACCACGGCCGAGGCCCCGGGACACCCGGAACCGGCCGAACTGATCGAGCGGTACGCCGCTCGCTCGGGGCGCGACGTCTCCGCGGTCTCCTGGTACACGGCGTTCGCCTGGTTCAAGCTCGCCGTGATCCTGGAGGGCATCCACTACCGCTACACGCTGGGCCAGACGGTCGGCCGCGGCTTCGACCGCATCGGCGACCTGGTCCCCGTCTTCATCCAGCACGGCCTCACCACCCTTCAGGAAGGCTGA
- a CDS encoding SDR family oxidoreductase: protein MVEAVQGSGVVVTGAGGGIGAALARRFAAEGARVVVNDLDAGKAEAVAGEIGGVAVPGDASAIVSDARDALGGTVDVYCANAGVAFGGEDPGQPLDEKSWAVSWDVNVMAHVRAAHALLPGWLERGSGRFVSTVSAAGLLTMIGAAPYAVTKHGALAFAEYLSLTYRHRGVKVHAICPQGVRTDMLDATGTAGDLVLKPTAIAPEDVVDALFKGMAEDRFLILPHPEVAGYYQARAAEPDRWLAGMNHLQQKWEVNR from the coding sequence ATGGTGGAAGCCGTTCAGGGTAGTGGTGTGGTCGTCACCGGAGCGGGAGGCGGTATCGGAGCCGCACTTGCCCGGCGCTTCGCCGCCGAAGGGGCGCGGGTCGTCGTGAATGACCTGGACGCCGGTAAGGCCGAGGCGGTCGCCGGTGAGATCGGGGGCGTCGCGGTCCCCGGTGACGCCTCCGCGATCGTCTCCGACGCCCGGGACGCGCTCGGCGGTACCGTCGACGTCTACTGCGCCAACGCCGGTGTCGCCTTCGGAGGCGAGGATCCGGGGCAGCCGCTCGACGAGAAGTCCTGGGCGGTGTCCTGGGACGTCAACGTCATGGCACACGTGCGTGCCGCCCACGCCCTGCTCCCCGGCTGGCTGGAGCGCGGCAGTGGGCGGTTCGTCTCCACCGTCTCCGCCGCCGGACTGCTCACCATGATCGGCGCCGCGCCCTACGCGGTCACCAAGCACGGCGCCCTCGCCTTCGCCGAGTACCTGTCGCTGACGTACCGGCACCGGGGAGTCAAGGTCCACGCCATCTGCCCCCAGGGCGTGCGCACCGACATGCTGGACGCCACCGGCACCGCGGGGGACCTGGTGCTGAAGCCCACCGCCATCGCGCCGGAGGACGTGGTGGACGCCCTGTTCAAGGGCATGGCGGAGGATCGCTTCCTGATCCTGCCGCACCCCGAGGTCGCCGGGTACTACCAGGCGCGGGCCGCCGAGCCCGACCGCTGGCTGGCCGGCATGAACCATCTCCAGCAGAAGTGGGAGGTGAACCGGTGA
- a CDS encoding YidH family protein — MIEFVRNARLWFAPQEIRQEGGTPDYRFSLANERTFLAWLRTALALIGGGFAVDQFLPDLRWGWRVGLALALLAAGVLCSLRAVNHWVRCERAMRRGEDLPVSRFPAVLSLVVAVVAVAMVVVVLVGWEG; from the coding sequence GTGATCGAGTTCGTACGAAACGCCCGGCTGTGGTTCGCGCCGCAGGAGATCCGGCAGGAGGGCGGCACCCCCGACTACCGGTTCTCGCTGGCCAACGAGCGCACCTTCCTGGCCTGGCTGCGTACCGCGCTCGCGCTCATCGGCGGCGGCTTCGCGGTGGACCAGTTCCTGCCGGACCTGCGCTGGGGGTGGCGGGTCGGGCTGGCGCTGGCGCTGCTCGCGGCGGGCGTGCTGTGTTCGCTGCGCGCGGTCAATCACTGGGTGCGCTGCGAGCGGGCCATGCGCCGCGGCGAGGATCTGCCGGTGTCGAGGTTCCCGGCGGTGCTGAGCCTCGTGGTCGCCGTCGTCGCCGTCGCGATGGTCGTCGTCGTACTCGTCGGGTGGGAGGGGTGA
- a CDS encoding NUDIX hydrolase gives MSAADEILDIVDEQDRVVGQSPRGEAYAKGLRHRCVFIEARDARGRLFVHRRTPTKLVFPSRYDMFVGGVVGAGESYEDAALREAEEELGVSGLPRPSYLFKFLYDDGAGQTWWSAVYEVRCELPVSPQVEEVAWHDFLPEAEVERRLTEWAWVPDGLAAYERLRAYRAAAAG, from the coding sequence ATGAGCGCCGCTGACGAGATCCTCGACATCGTCGACGAGCAGGACCGGGTCGTCGGGCAGTCGCCGCGCGGCGAGGCCTACGCCAAGGGACTGCGCCACCGCTGTGTCTTCATCGAGGCCCGGGACGCGCGCGGCCGCCTCTTCGTCCATCGCCGCACCCCGACGAAGCTGGTGTTCCCCTCGCGCTACGACATGTTCGTCGGCGGGGTGGTCGGCGCGGGCGAGTCGTACGAGGACGCCGCCCTGCGCGAGGCCGAGGAGGAACTCGGCGTGAGCGGCCTGCCGCGTCCCTCCTACCTCTTCAAGTTCCTCTACGACGACGGAGCCGGGCAGACCTGGTGGTCGGCGGTGTACGAGGTGCGCTGCGAGCTGCCGGTGAGCCCGCAGGTGGAGGAGGTCGCCTGGCACGACTTCCTGCCGGAGGCCGAGGTCGAGCGGCGGCTGACCGAGTGGGCGTGGGTGCCGGACGGGCTGGCGGCGTACGAGCGGCTCAGGGCCTACCGGGCGGCGGCAGCCGGCTGA
- a CDS encoding class I adenylate-forming enzyme family protein, producing MALLSDAQRAPVDPAHTLVHALRRVIAETPERTCLAYFDGRLTYREVDELSDSVAGHLAARGLERGDRVAILLQNSPHFVLALLGAWKAGAVVVPVNPMYKSGEVGHVLQDGEVAALICSDRAWEAYLRETAADSPVRIVLTGCELDFQTRDDARVLTFERLPQAEDADDLTAVAGAAHKAPEGRDPGPSDIALISYTSGTSGTPKGATNTHGNIMYNAERQRTGLELPDPPVYFALAPLFHITGMVAQLASCLNSAGVLVLAYRFEAGVVLDAFAEHGPHYTVGPSTAFMALAAHPDVTRDHFASFRMISSGGAPLPPALVEKFRAGFGPYIRNGYGLTECTAPCASVPPGLEAPVDPVSGTLAVGLPGAETVVRIVDDQGQEVPFGEQGEILVRGPQVVPGYWRRPDATAETFPDGELRTGDIGFMDAEGWLYVVDRKKDMINASGFKVWPREVEDVLYTHPAVREAAVVGVPDGYRGETVKAYISLRPGADADPDALAAYCRERLAAYKYPRQVEILPDLPKTASGKILRRELRSRA from the coding sequence CTGGCCCTGCTCAGCGATGCCCAGCGGGCCCCGGTGGACCCGGCCCACACCCTCGTGCACGCCCTGCGCCGGGTGATCGCCGAGACCCCGGAGCGCACCTGCCTCGCCTACTTCGACGGCCGCCTGACCTACCGCGAGGTCGACGAGCTCAGCGACTCCGTCGCCGGGCACCTCGCCGCCCGTGGCCTGGAGCGCGGCGACCGGGTGGCGATCCTGCTGCAGAACTCCCCGCACTTCGTGCTCGCCCTGCTGGGCGCCTGGAAGGCGGGGGCGGTCGTCGTGCCCGTCAACCCGATGTACAAGTCGGGGGAGGTCGGTCATGTCCTCCAGGACGGTGAGGTGGCCGCGCTGATCTGCTCCGACCGGGCCTGGGAGGCGTATCTGCGCGAGACGGCGGCCGACTCGCCGGTGCGGATCGTGCTCACCGGGTGCGAGTTGGATTTCCAGACGCGCGACGACGCGCGCGTGCTGACCTTCGAACGGCTGCCGCAGGCCGAGGACGCCGATGACCTGACGGCCGTAGCGGGCGCCGCCCACAAGGCACCGGAGGGCCGCGACCCAGGCCCGTCCGACATCGCCCTGATCAGCTACACGTCGGGCACCAGCGGTACCCCCAAGGGCGCCACCAACACGCACGGCAACATCATGTACAACGCCGAGCGGCAGCGGACCGGCCTGGAACTGCCCGACCCGCCCGTTTACTTCGCGCTGGCGCCGCTGTTCCACATCACCGGGATGGTCGCCCAGCTCGCCTCCTGTCTCAACAGCGCGGGCGTGCTCGTACTGGCGTACCGCTTCGAGGCGGGGGTGGTGCTCGACGCGTTCGCCGAGCACGGGCCGCACTACACCGTCGGCCCGTCGACCGCCTTCATGGCGCTGGCCGCCCACCCGGACGTCACCCGCGACCACTTCGCCTCCTTCCGGATGATCTCCTCCGGTGGCGCCCCGCTGCCGCCCGCCCTGGTGGAGAAGTTCCGGGCCGGCTTCGGGCCGTACATCCGCAACGGCTACGGCCTCACCGAGTGCACCGCCCCCTGCGCCTCCGTCCCGCCCGGTCTGGAGGCCCCCGTCGACCCGGTCTCCGGGACGCTCGCCGTGGGCCTGCCGGGCGCCGAGACGGTCGTACGGATCGTCGACGACCAGGGCCAGGAGGTCCCGTTCGGTGAACAGGGCGAGATCCTCGTCCGCGGCCCGCAGGTCGTCCCCGGCTACTGGCGGCGCCCCGACGCCACCGCCGAGACCTTCCCCGACGGCGAGCTGCGCACCGGGGACATCGGCTTCATGGACGCCGAGGGCTGGCTGTACGTCGTCGACCGCAAGAAGGACATGATCAACGCGTCCGGCTTCAAGGTCTGGCCGCGCGAGGTCGAGGACGTGCTCTACACCCACCCGGCGGTGCGCGAGGCCGCCGTCGTGGGGGTGCCCGACGGGTACCGCGGGGAGACCGTCAAGGCGTACATCAGCCTCCGTCCGGGTGCCGATGCCGACCCCGACGCACTCGCCGCGTACTGCAGGGAGAGACTGGCCGCCTACAAATATCCGCGTCAGGTGGAGATCCTGCCCGACCTGCCGAAGACGGCAAGTGGGAAGATCCTCCGACGGGAGCTTCGTTCCCGCGCGTAA
- a CDS encoding TetR/AcrR family transcriptional regulator, with amino-acid sequence MARTTDGDGTPVPQRLLAAATRLFAERGYDRTSVQEIVEAAGVTKGALYHYFGSKDDLLHEVYARVLRVQQERLDAFANADEPIETRLRGAAADVVVTTIENLDDAMIFFRSMHHLSPEKHKQVRAERRRYHERFRALVEEGQEAGVFSKATPADLVVDYHFGSVHHLSTWYRPDGPMTPQEVADHLADLLLRALRP; translated from the coding sequence GTGGCCAGGACGACGGACGGAGACGGTACGCCCGTCCCCCAGCGGCTGCTCGCCGCCGCCACCCGGCTCTTCGCCGAGCGGGGCTACGACCGCACCTCGGTGCAGGAGATCGTGGAGGCGGCCGGCGTCACCAAGGGGGCGCTGTACCACTACTTCGGCTCCAAGGACGACCTCCTGCACGAGGTGTACGCGCGCGTGCTGCGCGTTCAGCAGGAGCGGCTCGACGCGTTCGCGAACGCCGACGAGCCGATCGAGACGCGGTTGCGGGGCGCGGCGGCGGACGTGGTCGTCACGACGATCGAGAACCTCGACGACGCGATGATCTTCTTCCGCTCCATGCATCACCTGAGCCCGGAGAAGCACAAGCAGGTGCGTGCCGAGCGCCGGCGCTACCACGAGCGCTTCCGTGCGCTCGTCGAGGAGGGGCAGGAGGCGGGCGTCTTCTCCAAGGCGACCCCGGCGGACCTGGTGGTGGACTACCACTTCGGGTCCGTCCACCATCTCTCGACCTGGTACCGCCCGGACGGCCCGATGACCCCGCAGGAAGTCGCCGACCACCTCGCCGACCTGCTGCTGCGAGCCCTACGCCCCTGA
- a CDS encoding acyl-CoA dehydrogenase family protein produces the protein MDFAFDARTEELRAKLLAFMDEYVYPAEAVAEEQRAALASPWDTPAVVEELKAEARRQGLWNLFLPDAEYGAGLTNLQYAPLAEITGRSPQLAPTATNCAAPDTGNMEVLSQFADEQQKKQWLEPLLAGEIRSAFAMTEPEVASSDATNITTLIERDGDEYLITGRKWYISGAMNPDCKIFIVMGKTDPDGDDIRRQQSMILVPRDTPGVTVKRAMQVFGYEDHYHGGHAEVIFDHARVPVSNLIGEEGGGFAIAQARLGPGRIHHCMRLIGMAERAIELMCRRAASRTAFGKALAQQGVVHNWIADARVTVEQLRLLVLKTAWLMDTVGNKGAHTEIQAIKIATPRAVVDIIDRAIQVHGAGGVSQDFPLAELYAGARTLMIADGPDEVHQRSLARRELKKYV, from the coding sequence ATGGACTTCGCGTTCGACGCGCGCACCGAGGAACTGCGCGCCAAGCTGCTCGCCTTCATGGACGAGTACGTCTATCCGGCGGAAGCGGTGGCGGAGGAGCAGCGGGCCGCGCTGGCGTCCCCGTGGGACACCCCGGCCGTGGTCGAGGAGCTGAAGGCCGAGGCACGCAGGCAGGGCCTGTGGAACCTCTTCCTTCCCGACGCCGAGTACGGCGCCGGCCTCACCAACCTCCAGTACGCCCCGCTCGCGGAAATCACCGGCCGCTCCCCGCAGTTGGCGCCCACCGCGACGAACTGCGCGGCGCCCGACACCGGGAACATGGAGGTGCTGTCCCAGTTCGCCGACGAGCAGCAGAAGAAGCAGTGGCTGGAGCCGTTGCTGGCCGGTGAGATCCGTTCGGCGTTCGCGATGACCGAGCCGGAGGTGGCCTCGTCCGACGCCACCAACATCACCACGCTGATCGAGCGGGACGGCGACGAGTACCTCATCACGGGCCGTAAGTGGTACATCTCCGGGGCGATGAACCCGGACTGCAAGATCTTCATCGTGATGGGCAAGACGGACCCGGACGGCGACGACATCCGCCGCCAGCAGTCCATGATCCTGGTCCCCCGCGACACCCCCGGCGTGACGGTCAAGCGCGCTATGCAGGTCTTCGGCTACGAGGACCACTACCACGGCGGACACGCCGAGGTGATCTTCGACCACGCGCGCGTGCCGGTGTCGAACCTGATCGGCGAGGAGGGCGGCGGCTTCGCCATCGCCCAGGCGCGGCTCGGCCCTGGCCGTATCCACCACTGCATGCGGCTGATCGGCATGGCCGAGCGGGCGATCGAGCTGATGTGCCGCCGGGCCGCGTCCCGTACGGCGTTCGGCAAGGCACTGGCCCAGCAGGGGGTGGTGCACAACTGGATCGCCGACGCGCGCGTGACGGTCGAGCAGCTGCGGCTGCTGGTCCTGAAGACGGCCTGGCTGATGGACACCGTCGGCAACAAGGGTGCCCACACCGAGATCCAGGCCATCAAGATCGCGACGCCGCGTGCGGTCGTCGACATCATCGACCGGGCGATCCAGGTGCACGGTGCGGGGGGTGTGAGCCAGGACTTCCCGCTCGCCGAGCTGTACGCCGGGGCGCGGACGCTGATGATCGCGGACGGTCCGGACGAGGTGCATCAGCGGTCGCTGGCGCGGCGGGAGCTTAAGAAGTACGTGTGA